Within the Bacteroidales bacterium genome, the region CTGCACAAGCAATTCCTGAAGCCGGGCTGTCACTTCATCCATCTGGTCAAGCAGGCCCTTCACTTCCTCTTTAATCCGTGCTGTTCGCTCCTTTGCCTGCTGGGCTCCGGCCGGATTTCCGTTCTTAATCAGAATACCTATTTCCTTCGACAACCGGTTTGATTCGGCCTGCAACTGGTCGCTCTGCACCTGCAGAGCCCTTCGCTGATCGTCAAGAGCAATGATCTGGTCAATCAAAGAAGTATTGGTAAATTTTTTCTTCGCCAGCCGACGGATGACTTCGTCGCGGTTGTCCCTGATTACTGTAAGTGTCAACATAGCCGATTGTATATAAATAAAAAACTCCTGACACCTGAGGAACAGGAAATATCAGGAGAAAATACGGTGCGGAAAACCCGCATAATTTTATTCGTTCAGAGGAACCACTGACACGTAGGAACGTTCTTTGGCTCTCTTCCGGAATTCCACTTTGCCGTCAACAAGGGCAAACAAGGTGTGATCCTTACCCATGCCGACATTTCTTCCCGGATGATGGACAGTACCTCTCTGCCGTACAATAATATTTCCTGCCTTCACAATTTGTCCGCCGAAAATTTTAATCCCCAGCC harbors:
- the rpmA gene encoding 50S ribosomal protein L27, coding for MAHKKGAGSSRNGRESESKRLGIKIFGGQIVKAGNIIVRQRGTVHHPGRNVGMGKDHTLFALVDGKVEFRKRAKERSYVSVVPLNE